The Bdellovibrionales bacterium genome segment TTATAAGGTATCCGTATTCAAGGTCGTCAGACATACTGATAATTGCATCGACCTTTTCTGGATAGAGATCCTTAACCATTTTCAATTCAGCCACCAATCTCAAGTCGTCATATTCTCCGCTAACTTTTGGCACCGAGACGTTCTTTTGTCCGACAACAACAAGATACCCCTCTTCCTTGACATCTAACCGAAAAGGAATTTCCGCTCGAGGGGGAGGCTTTGCGGATTCAATATCTTCTGATTTTTTACCGTACAGGGAACTCCCTATTTGAATCATAGAAACTTGGGACCAAACAGCTGTGATCAGGAGAAAAATAATGCACACACTCATCAAATCAATAAAGGGAACCAAGTTGATATCAACCGCTACCTTTCTATCATCTCCACCAGCATCATCTATATGGCCCATACAGTTCCACTTCCTCAGATTAGGTGTTAGTACTTAATCTTGTCTCGATTCGATACAATTAAGTTCATCAGATTCATGCTGCTCTCAAGCATATCATTGATTGCACGTCCTATTTTAATCTGAAAAAATCCAAATGAAACAATTGCC includes the following:
- a CDS encoding biopolymer transporter ExbD, whose amino-acid sequence is MGHIDDAGGDDRKVAVDINLVPFIDLMSVCIIFLLITAVWSQVSMIQIGSSLYGKKSEDIESAKPPPRAEIPFRLDVKEEGYLVVVGQKNVSVPKVSGEYDDLRLVAELKMVKDLYPEKVDAIISMSDDLEYGYLIKGMDALLTSGFPEISVATGGVK